The following are encoded in a window of Kitasatospora sp. NBC_01250 genomic DNA:
- a CDS encoding YihY/virulence factor BrkB family protein gives MQAPGETSRAGAERPSRRRGKGARRAARRSNWQATAWALIKDTTNTCVEYRVTGLAAEAAFFTLLSIPPLLLCLAGTLGYLDDLLGAGTIQKLQQDILTAAGTVLSPSSINQTVKPLLLNVFAKGRPDLISIGFLFSLWSGSRALYIFIDTITVMYGLDGKRGIVKTRSMSLGLYLGALVIGSLVLPLLVAGPGLVMSAVPSISGLVSALYWPVAIVLLIIFLTTLYHLAVPASTPWREDIPGALVALGMLVICSLLLRLYLVHSVEGGQTIYGSLAAPIAVLLWIFVLALAVLIGAAMNAAIDRRWPSVETADARAENERASEQHAAAVVREISARRAAERAQRARALGLAEGFEEEDENGEGEDEAPSEYPERWADFLAPENVRGRLGPSRRHNRRVQPPPPDTDRPAPRRAAPHRAAEPLPGAPAERPVEPWAGDGRFPGELGPVDSALPSHPPRPPWDGS, from the coding sequence GTGCAAGCACCAGGTGAGACCAGTAGAGCGGGGGCCGAGCGACCCTCCCGACGACGGGGCAAGGGCGCCCGCCGGGCGGCACGGCGTTCGAACTGGCAGGCCACGGCCTGGGCGCTGATCAAGGACACCACCAACACCTGCGTCGAGTACCGGGTCACCGGGCTGGCCGCCGAGGCGGCCTTCTTCACGCTGCTGTCGATCCCGCCGCTGCTGCTCTGCCTGGCCGGCACCCTCGGCTACCTGGACGACCTGCTCGGCGCCGGCACCATCCAGAAGCTCCAGCAGGACATCCTGACGGCGGCCGGCACGGTGCTCTCGCCCTCCTCGATCAACCAGACCGTCAAGCCGCTGCTGCTCAACGTCTTCGCCAAGGGCCGCCCCGACCTGATCTCGATCGGCTTCCTCTTCTCGCTCTGGTCGGGCTCCCGGGCGCTGTACATCTTCATCGACACCATCACCGTCATGTACGGCCTGGACGGCAAGCGCGGCATCGTCAAGACCCGGTCCATGTCGCTGGGCCTGTACCTGGGCGCGCTGGTGATCGGCTCCCTGGTGCTGCCACTGCTGGTGGCCGGACCGGGGCTGGTGATGTCGGCGGTGCCGAGCATCTCCGGACTGGTCAGCGCGCTCTACTGGCCGGTGGCGATCGTGCTGCTGATCATCTTCCTGACCACGCTCTACCACCTGGCCGTCCCGGCCAGCACGCCCTGGCGCGAGGACATCCCCGGCGCGCTGGTCGCGCTCGGCATGCTGGTGATCTGCAGCCTGCTGCTGCGCCTGTACCTGGTGCACTCGGTCGAGGGCGGCCAGACCATCTACGGGTCGCTGGCCGCGCCGATCGCGGTGCTGCTGTGGATCTTCGTGCTCGCCCTCGCGGTGCTGATCGGCGCGGCCATGAACGCGGCGATAGACCGCCGCTGGCCCAGTGTGGAGACCGCTGACGCGCGGGCCGAGAACGAGCGGGCCAGCGAGCAGCACGCCGCCGCCGTGGTCCGCGAGATCAGCGCCCGCCGGGCCGCCGAGCGGGCGCAGCGGGCCCGGGCGCTGGGCCTGGCCGAGGGCTTCGAGGAGGAGGACGAGAACGGCGAGGGCGAGGACGAGGCGCCCTCGGAGTACCCCGAGCGGTGGGCCGACTTCCTGGCGCCGGAGAACGTCCGCGGGCGGCTCGGCCCCTCGCGCCGGCACAACCGGCGCGTCCAGCCGCCGCCGCCGGACACCGACCGCCCCGCGCCGCGCCGGGCCGCCCCGCACCGGGCGGCCGAGCCGCTGCCGGGCGCGCCGGCCGAGCGGCCGGTGGAGCCGTGGGCGGGGGACGGGCGGTTCCCGGGGGAGCTGGGGCCGGTGGACTCGGCGCTGCCGAGCCACCCGCCGAGGCCGCCGTGGGACGGCTCCTGA
- a CDS encoding DNA-3-methyladenine glycosylase 2 family protein has product MIDDETRYRAVDSRDARFDGVFFTAVTSTGIYCRPSCPAVTPKRVNCTFYPTAAAAQGAGFRACRRCRPDSVPGSPEWNHRADLVGRAMRLIGDGVVDREGVAGLAERLGYSARQLQRQLTAELGAGPIALARAQRAQAARLLLQTTRLPVTEVAFAAGFASVRQFNDTVREVYDRTPSGLRAEARGAGGGGSAGGPQAAVAGALSLRLAYRGSIDTGHLMDFLALRAVPGVEEVVSGARGVRTYRRTLRLPHGQAIAEVDALPPGDAVRPDRGWLDCRLRLTDLRDLTTAVHRLRALFDLDADPQAVAEQLGADPLLGPLVARRPGLRSPGHVDPHELAVRAVLGQQVTVAAARTLAGRLAARYGTPLSMGTARPTSGEGEGEPSGGLSVLFPEAGALADADPADLAMPASRQQALRGLCAALAEGTVRLDPGVDREQAAEQLLALRGIGPWTVGYLRMRALGDPDVFLPGDLGVRHGLVRLGAPGDARSAAAAALAWSPWRSYAVHQLWASASDGPSDGASASDAR; this is encoded by the coding sequence GTGATCGATGACGAGACGCGGTACCGAGCGGTGGACAGTCGGGACGCCCGCTTCGACGGGGTGTTCTTCACGGCGGTGACGAGCACCGGCATCTACTGCCGGCCCAGCTGCCCGGCGGTCACGCCCAAGCGGGTCAACTGCACCTTCTACCCCACCGCCGCCGCGGCGCAGGGGGCCGGCTTCCGGGCCTGCCGGCGCTGCCGCCCCGACTCGGTGCCCGGCTCCCCGGAGTGGAACCACCGCGCCGACCTGGTCGGCCGCGCGATGCGGCTGATCGGCGACGGCGTGGTGGACCGCGAGGGCGTGGCCGGGCTGGCCGAGCGGCTCGGCTACAGCGCCCGCCAGCTGCAGCGCCAGCTGACCGCCGAGCTGGGCGCCGGCCCGATCGCGCTGGCCCGCGCGCAGCGCGCGCAGGCGGCCCGGCTGCTGCTGCAGACCACCCGGCTGCCGGTCACCGAGGTCGCGTTCGCGGCGGGATTCGCCTCGGTGCGGCAGTTCAACGACACCGTGCGGGAGGTCTACGACCGCACGCCCAGCGGCCTGCGGGCCGAGGCGCGCGGCGCGGGCGGCGGCGGGAGCGCCGGCGGCCCGCAGGCGGCGGTGGCCGGTGCGCTCAGCCTGCGGCTCGCCTACCGGGGGTCGATCGACACCGGGCACCTGATGGACTTCCTCGCACTGCGCGCCGTCCCCGGCGTGGAGGAGGTGGTCAGCGGTGCCCGGGGCGTGCGCACCTACCGCCGCACGCTGCGCCTGCCGCACGGCCAGGCGATCGCCGAGGTCGACGCACTCCCGCCCGGTGACGCGGTGCGGCCGGACCGGGGCTGGCTGGACTGCCGGCTGCGGCTGACCGACCTGCGCGACCTGACCACCGCCGTGCACCGGCTGCGCGCGCTCTTCGACCTGGACGCCGACCCGCAGGCGGTCGCCGAACAGCTCGGCGCCGACCCGCTGCTCGGCCCGCTGGTCGCCCGGCGCCCCGGACTGCGCTCGCCCGGCCACGTCGACCCGCACGAGCTCGCGGTGCGCGCGGTGCTCGGCCAGCAGGTCACCGTGGCCGCCGCTCGCACGCTGGCCGGCCGGCTGGCCGCCCGCTACGGCACCCCGCTCTCGATGGGCACCGCGCGGCCTACGAGCGGCGAGGGCGAGGGCGAGCCGAGCGGCGGGCTCAGCGTGCTCTTCCCCGAGGCGGGCGCGCTGGCCGACGCCGACCCGGCCGACCTCGCGATGCCCGCCTCCCGGCAGCAGGCGCTGCGCGGCCTGTGTGCGGCGCTCGCCGAGGGCACCGTGCGGCTGGATCCCGGCGTGGACCGCGAGCAGGCCGCCGAGCAACTGCTCGCGCTGCGCGGTATCGGCCCGTGGACGGTGGGCTACCTGCGGATGCGGGCACTGGGCGACCCGGACGTCTTCCTGCCCGGCGACCTCGGCGTGCGGCACGGCCTGGTCCGGCTCGGCGCACCCGGCGACGCCAGGTCGGCTGCGGCGGCGGCGCTCGCCTGGTCGCCGTGGCGCTCGTACGCGGTGCACCAGCTGTGGGCGTCGGCGTCGGACGGGCCTTCGGACGGGGCGTCGGCGTCGGACGCGAGGTAG
- the rsgA gene encoding ribosome small subunit-dependent GTPase A, with the protein MFDAHAFSVSSSSSLSLDSSAAPAAEPVPFPLGGHGWTAELADLFTPFAEAGLVPGRLARVDRGRADVVIADPDSGELRTVRADTRAVGSAETIENPCTGDWVALDLGRSATARGEGDEPLAAVAALLPRGSAIIRKSAGKASEGQVLAANIDTVLIAVSLAGDPDLGRVERFVALAWESGAQPLVALTKADLVHDAEFVREDVERVAPGVAVLVVSAETGAGLDVLRACLGTTTALIGQSGAGKSTLTNALAGAQVMTVQQTRDVDQKGRHTTTTRELIPLPGGGVLIDTPGLRGVGLYGGEGLDQAFAEIAELAEECRFDDCSHRSEPGCAVQAALADGTLPQRRMDSYLKLQRENEWIASRTDARLASERARVWKLRTKGARDHIRP; encoded by the coding sequence TTGTTCGACGCTCACGCGTTCTCCGTTTCCTCCTCCTCTTCGCTCTCCCTCGACTCCTCGGCCGCGCCGGCGGCCGAGCCGGTGCCGTTCCCGCTGGGCGGCCACGGCTGGACGGCCGAGCTGGCCGACCTCTTCACCCCGTTCGCCGAGGCCGGCCTGGTCCCGGGCCGGCTCGCCCGGGTCGACCGCGGCCGGGCCGACGTCGTCATCGCCGATCCCGACAGCGGCGAGCTGCGCACCGTCCGCGCCGACACCCGCGCGGTGGGCAGCGCCGAGACGATCGAGAACCCGTGCACCGGGGACTGGGTCGCCCTCGACCTCGGCAGGTCCGCGACGGCCCGCGGAGAGGGGGACGAGCCGCTGGCCGCCGTCGCGGCGCTGCTGCCGCGCGGCAGCGCGATCATCCGCAAGAGCGCCGGCAAGGCCTCCGAGGGCCAGGTGCTGGCGGCCAACATCGACACCGTGCTGATCGCGGTCTCGCTGGCCGGCGATCCCGACCTCGGCCGGGTCGAGCGCTTCGTCGCGCTGGCCTGGGAGAGCGGTGCGCAGCCGCTGGTCGCGCTCACCAAGGCCGACCTGGTGCACGACGCCGAGTTCGTCCGCGAGGACGTCGAGCGGGTCGCGCCCGGCGTCGCCGTCCTGGTGGTCAGCGCCGAGACCGGCGCCGGACTGGACGTGCTGCGCGCCTGCCTCGGCACCACGACGGCGCTGATCGGCCAGTCCGGCGCCGGCAAGTCCACCCTGACCAACGCGCTGGCGGGCGCGCAGGTGATGACCGTTCAGCAGACCCGCGACGTGGACCAGAAGGGCCGGCACACCACGACCACGCGCGAGCTGATCCCGCTGCCGGGCGGCGGCGTGCTGATCGACACGCCCGGCCTGCGTGGCGTGGGCCTCTACGGTGGCGAGGGCCTGGACCAGGCGTTCGCCGAGATCGCCGAGCTGGCCGAGGAGTGCCGCTTCGACGACTGCTCGCACCGCTCGGAGCCCGGCTGCGCGGTCCAGGCCGCGCTCGCCGACGGCACGCTGCCGCAGCGCCGGATGGACAGCTATCTCAAGCTCCAGCGCGAGAACGAGTGGATCGCCTCGCGCACCGACGCCCGGTTGGCGTCCGAGCGGGCGCGGGTCTGGAAGCTGCGCACGAAGGGAGCGCGGGACCACATCCGCCCGTGA
- the cysD gene encoding sulfate adenylyltransferase subunit CysD yields MTTATQRLLDTAKNPFALSHLDVLEAESVHIFREVAGEFERPVILFSGGKDSIVMLHLALKAFAPAPVPFSLLHVDTGHNFPEVIAYRDRVVAEHGLRLHVASVQRFIDEGRLRERPDGTRNPLQTVPLLDAIETGRFDAVFGGGRRDEEKARAKERVFSLRDEFGAWDPRRQRPELWSLYNGRHAVGEHVRVFPLSNWTELDVWQYIERESIDLPEIYYAHERDVFARDGMWLTAGDWGGPKEGETVQRRLIRYRTVGDMSCTGAVDSDAATIDQVITEIAASRLTERGATRADDKLSEAAMEDRKREGYF; encoded by the coding sequence ATGACGACCGCGACGCAGCGTCTGCTCGACACCGCGAAGAACCCCTTCGCGCTCTCCCACCTGGACGTGCTCGAAGCGGAGTCGGTGCACATCTTCCGTGAGGTGGCGGGTGAGTTCGAGCGGCCGGTGATCCTGTTCTCCGGCGGCAAGGACTCGATCGTCATGCTGCACCTGGCGTTGAAGGCCTTCGCTCCCGCGCCGGTCCCGTTCTCGCTGCTGCACGTGGACACCGGTCACAACTTCCCCGAGGTGATCGCCTACCGCGACCGCGTGGTGGCCGAACACGGCCTTCGTCTGCACGTGGCCTCAGTGCAGCGGTTCATCGACGAGGGCCGGCTGCGCGAGCGCCCCGACGGCACCCGCAACCCGCTGCAGACCGTCCCGCTGCTGGACGCCATCGAGACGGGCAGGTTCGACGCCGTCTTCGGCGGCGGGCGCCGCGACGAGGAGAAGGCCCGCGCCAAGGAACGCGTCTTCTCCCTGCGCGACGAGTTCGGCGCCTGGGACCCGCGCCGCCAGCGTCCCGAACTCTGGTCGCTCTACAACGGCCGGCACGCCGTGGGCGAACACGTCCGCGTCTTCCCGCTCTCCAACTGGACCGAGCTGGACGTCTGGCAGTACATCGAGCGCGAGTCGATCGACCTGCCGGAGATCTACTACGCCCACGAACGCGACGTCTTCGCCCGCGACGGCATGTGGCTGACCGCCGGCGACTGGGGCGGCCCCAAGGAAGGCGAAACGGTCCAGCGCCGCCTGATCCGCTACCGCACCGTGGGCGACATGTCCTGCACCGGCGCCGTCGACTCCGACGCCGCCACCATCGACCAGGTGATCACCGAGATCGCCGCCAGCCGCCTGACCGAGCGCGGAGCCACCCGGGCCGACGACAAGCTCTCCGAGGCCGCGATGGAAGACCGCAAGCGCGAGGGGTACTTCTAA
- a CDS encoding putative leader peptide — protein sequence MPSAGTTLVGRLHVDLLRVSSAICPVI from the coding sequence ATGCCTAGCGCCGGAACCACCTTGGTAGGTCGACTCCACGTCGATCTCCTTCGCGTGTCCAGCGCCATCTGTCCGGTGATCTGA
- a CDS encoding aliphatic sulfonate ABC transporter substrate-binding protein — protein sequence MALAGLTAVSLLTACSYGSKSDKTDAAPAPAASGGPKLSADTVKIGYFANLTHGTALVGLQEGLFQKELGATQIKTQVFNAGPAEIEALNAGSIDIGWIGPSPAINGYVQSKSQSLKIIGGSASGGVELVVNPNKIKTLDDLKGKKIATPQLGNTQDVALLNYLAGKGYKEDPQTGAGDVSVVRTDNKVTPDAYASGSIDGAWVPEPTASTLVAKGAKVLLDEKSLWPNGQFVITNIIVSQKFLKAHPDVVEAVLRGSVNTNAFIKANPAKAEQDANDAIKAAGGNSLPAGILDPAWKSIDFLDDPLAGTLQAEADHAVTAGLLKKPDISGIYDLSPLNKVLTAAGKPTVSDAGLGTGS from the coding sequence ATGGCCCTGGCCGGCCTGACCGCCGTCAGCCTGCTGACCGCCTGCAGCTACGGCTCCAAGTCCGACAAGACCGACGCGGCCCCGGCCCCGGCGGCGTCGGGCGGCCCCAAGCTCTCCGCCGACACGGTGAAGATCGGCTACTTCGCCAACCTGACCCACGGCACCGCGCTGGTCGGCCTCCAGGAGGGGCTGTTCCAGAAGGAGTTGGGTGCCACCCAGATCAAGACCCAGGTCTTCAACGCGGGCCCGGCCGAGATCGAGGCGCTGAACGCCGGCTCGATCGACATCGGCTGGATCGGCCCCTCGCCCGCGATCAACGGCTATGTGCAGTCCAAGAGCCAGTCGCTGAAGATCATCGGCGGCTCGGCCTCGGGCGGCGTCGAACTGGTGGTCAACCCGAACAAGATCAAGACCCTGGACGACCTCAAGGGCAAGAAGATCGCCACCCCGCAGCTGGGCAACACCCAGGACGTGGCCCTGCTCAACTACCTGGCGGGCAAGGGCTACAAGGAGGACCCGCAGACCGGCGCCGGCGACGTCTCGGTAGTGCGCACGGACAACAAGGTCACCCCGGACGCCTACGCCTCCGGCTCCATCGACGGCGCCTGGGTGCCCGAGCCGACCGCCTCCACCCTGGTGGCGAAGGGCGCGAAGGTGCTGCTGGACGAGAAGTCGCTGTGGCCGAACGGGCAGTTCGTGATCACCAACATCATCGTCTCGCAGAAGTTCCTCAAGGCCCACCCGGACGTGGTGGAGGCCGTGCTGCGCGGCTCGGTGAACACCAACGCCTTCATCAAGGCCAACCCGGCCAAGGCCGAGCAGGACGCCAACGACGCGATCAAGGCGGCGGGCGGCAACTCGCTGCCCGCCGGCATCCTCGACCCGGCCTGGAAGAGCATCGACTTCCTGGACGACCCGCTGGCCGGCACCCTGCAGGCGGAGGCGGACCACGCGGTGACCGCGGGCCTGCTCAAGAAGCCGGACATCAGCGGGATCTACGACCTGTCGCCGCTCAACAAGGTGCTCACGGCGGCCGGAAAGCCCACGGTCTCCGACGCGGGCCTCGGCACCGGCTCCTGA
- a CDS encoding phosphoadenylyl-sulfate reductase codes for MSTDPETTAAARDLAALATAAARDLEEAPAQEILRWAADTFGRGLCVTSSMEDAVVAHLASTALPGIDVLFLDTGYHFPETIGTRDAVAATMPLNVITLTPRQSVAEQDAEYGPDLHDRDPDLCCSLRKVEPLQRGLMGYDAWATGLRRDESPSRAATPVVAWDAKRRKVKIAPIARWTQDDVDAYVQANGVLLNPLLWEGYTSVGCAPLSCTRKPGEGEDARAGRWAGSGKVECGIHL; via the coding sequence ATGAGCACCGACCCTGAGACGACCGCCGCCGCCCGCGACCTGGCGGCGCTGGCCACCGCCGCCGCCCGCGACCTGGAGGAGGCCCCGGCGCAGGAGATCCTGCGCTGGGCCGCCGACACCTTCGGGCGCGGGCTCTGCGTCACCTCCTCGATGGAGGACGCGGTGGTGGCCCACCTGGCCTCCACCGCGCTGCCCGGCATCGACGTGCTCTTCCTGGACACCGGCTACCACTTCCCCGAGACCATCGGCACCCGGGACGCGGTGGCCGCCACCATGCCGCTCAACGTGATCACCCTGACGCCGCGCCAGAGCGTGGCCGAGCAGGACGCCGAGTACGGGCCCGACCTGCACGACCGGGACCCGGACCTGTGCTGCTCGCTGCGCAAGGTCGAGCCGCTGCAGCGCGGGCTGATGGGCTACGACGCGTGGGCCACCGGGCTGCGCCGCGACGAGTCGCCGTCACGGGCCGCCACCCCGGTGGTGGCCTGGGACGCCAAGCGCCGCAAGGTGAAGATCGCGCCGATCGCCCGCTGGACCCAGGACGACGTGGACGCCTACGTCCAGGCCAACGGGGTACTGCTCAACCCACTGCTCTGGGAGGGTTACACCTCGGTCGGCTGCGCACCGCTCTCCTGCACCCGCAAGCCCGGCGAGGGCGAGGACGCCCGGGCCGGCCGCTGGGCCGGGTCCGGCAAGGTCGAGTGCGGCATCCACCTCTGA
- a CDS encoding nitrite/sulfite reductase, translating into MATTPDPVEPQPAGAVAPRAGAARKVTRHRGEGQWGMGHYTPLNANEQFKKDDDGLNVRTRIETIYAHRGFDSIDPSDLRGRMRWWGLYTQRREGIDGGKTAILDPHELDAEYFMLRVRIDGGRLTVAQLKAVSEVSQQYARGTADLTDRQNIQFHWIRIEDVPAIWQKLEAVGLSTTEACGDTPRVILGSPVAGVAEDEIIDGTPAIEEINRRFIGNPDFSNLPRKFKSAISGSPLLDVAHEINDVAFVGVVHPEHGPGFDLWVGGGLSTNPKLGVRLGAWVPLDEVADVYGGVIGVFRDYGYRRLRNRARLKFLVADWGVAKFRQVLEDEYLKYQLVDGPAPTEPSGTWRDHVGVHRQKDGRYYVGFAPRVGRVDGALLGKVAELAAGHGSDRLRTTAEQKMLVLDIAEEQVESLVAGLEALDLRVTPSPFRRGTMACTGIEYCKLAIVETKERGRTLIDELEQRLPDFAEPLTININGCPNACARIQVADIGLKGQLVTDADGRQVEGYQVHLGGALGLQAGFGRKVRGLKVTSEELPDYVERLLTRFQAERHEGERFAQWTARAGEEQLS; encoded by the coding sequence ATGGCCACCACTCCCGACCCGGTCGAGCCCCAGCCCGCGGGCGCCGTCGCGCCGCGCGCCGGCGCGGCCCGCAAGGTGACCCGCCACCGCGGCGAGGGCCAGTGGGGCATGGGGCACTACACCCCGCTGAACGCCAACGAGCAGTTCAAGAAGGACGACGACGGTCTCAACGTGCGGACACGTATTGAGACGATCTACGCCCACCGGGGCTTCGACTCGATCGACCCGTCCGACCTGCGCGGCCGGATGCGCTGGTGGGGCCTCTACACCCAGCGCAGGGAGGGGATCGACGGCGGCAAGACCGCGATCCTGGACCCGCACGAGCTGGACGCCGAGTACTTCATGCTGCGGGTGCGGATCGACGGCGGCCGCCTGACGGTGGCCCAGCTCAAGGCGGTCTCCGAGGTCTCCCAGCAGTACGCGCGCGGCACCGCCGACCTGACCGACCGGCAGAACATCCAGTTCCACTGGATCCGGATCGAGGACGTCCCGGCGATCTGGCAGAAGCTGGAGGCGGTGGGCCTGTCCACCACCGAGGCCTGCGGCGACACCCCACGCGTCATCCTCGGCTCGCCGGTGGCCGGCGTCGCCGAGGACGAGATCATCGACGGCACGCCGGCGATCGAGGAGATCAACCGCCGCTTCATCGGCAACCCCGACTTCTCCAACCTGCCGCGCAAGTTCAAGTCGGCGATCTCCGGCTCGCCGCTGCTGGACGTGGCACACGAGATCAACGACGTCGCCTTCGTCGGCGTGGTGCACCCCGAGCACGGGCCGGGCTTCGACCTGTGGGTCGGCGGCGGCCTGTCCACCAACCCCAAGCTGGGCGTGCGGCTGGGCGCCTGGGTCCCGCTGGACGAGGTCGCCGACGTCTACGGCGGCGTGATCGGCGTCTTCCGCGACTACGGCTACCGCCGGCTGCGCAACCGCGCCCGGCTGAAGTTCCTGGTCGCCGACTGGGGCGTGGCCAAGTTCCGCCAGGTGCTGGAGGACGAGTACCTCAAGTACCAGCTGGTCGACGGCCCCGCGCCGACCGAGCCGAGCGGCACCTGGCGCGACCACGTCGGCGTACACCGGCAGAAGGACGGCCGCTACTACGTCGGCTTCGCGCCGCGGGTGGGCCGGGTGGACGGCGCGCTGCTCGGCAAGGTCGCCGAACTCGCCGCCGGGCACGGCTCGGACCGGCTGCGCACCACCGCCGAGCAGAAGATGCTGGTGCTGGACATCGCCGAGGAGCAGGTCGAGTCGCTGGTGGCCGGCCTGGAGGCGCTGGACCTGCGGGTCACCCCCTCGCCGTTCCGGCGCGGCACCATGGCCTGCACCGGCATCGAGTACTGCAAGCTCGCCATCGTCGAGACCAAGGAGCGCGGGCGCACCCTGATCGACGAACTGGAGCAGCGGCTGCCCGACTTCGCCGAGCCGCTCACCATCAACATCAACGGCTGCCCGAACGCCTGCGCCCGTATCCAGGTGGCGGACATCGGTCTCAAGGGGCAGCTGGTGACCGACGCGGACGGCAGGCAGGTGGAGGGCTACCAGGTCCACCTCGGCGGCGCGCTCGGCCTTCAGGCCGGCTTCGGCCGCAAGGTGCGCGGCCTGAAGGTCACCTCCGAGGAACTGCCCGACTACGTGGAACGGCTGCTGACCCGCTTCCAGGCCGAGCGCCACGAGGGCGAGCGGTTCGCCCAGTGGACCGCCCGGGCCGGCGAGGAGCAGCTGTCGTGA
- a CDS encoding sulfate adenylyltransferase subunit 1: MPSTTELTPAGQNAATSLLRFATAGSVDDGKSTLVGRLLHDSKSVLTDQLEAVEHASRKRGQQAPDLALLTDGLRAEREQGITIDVAYRYFATAKRRFILADTPGHVQYTRNMVTGASTAELAVVLVDARNGVVEQTRRHAAVAALLRVPHVVLAVNKMDLVDYAEPVFAAIAAEFTAYAASLGIGDIVAVPISALAGDNVVEPSAHMDWYGGPTLLEHLETVRTGTDPSTDPARFPVQYVIRPQSEEHHDYRGYAGQLASGVLRTGDTVTVLPSGHTTTVAGIDVLGEQRDIAWAPQSITVRLTDDLDISRGDLITAGPTPRPTKDVEATVCHLHERPLRAGDKVLLKHTTRTVRALVKEISYRIDIDTLEQRGETQELKVNDIGHVLLRTAEPLALDPYADNRLTGSFLLIDPADGSTLTAVMAGESFTRATAEGAPAAEEEWV; this comes from the coding sequence ATGCCCAGCACCACCGAACTCACCCCCGCGGGGCAGAACGCAGCCACCTCGCTGCTGCGCTTCGCCACCGCCGGCTCCGTCGACGACGGCAAGTCCACCCTGGTCGGCCGCCTGCTCCACGACTCCAAGTCGGTCCTCACCGACCAGCTGGAAGCCGTCGAACACGCCTCCCGCAAACGCGGCCAGCAGGCACCGGACCTGGCACTGCTCACCGACGGCCTGCGCGCCGAACGCGAACAGGGCATCACCATCGACGTCGCCTACCGCTACTTCGCCACCGCCAAGCGCCGCTTCATCCTGGCCGACACCCCCGGCCACGTGCAGTACACCCGCAACATGGTCACCGGCGCCTCCACCGCCGAACTCGCCGTCGTCCTGGTCGACGCCCGCAACGGCGTCGTCGAACAGACCCGCCGCCACGCCGCCGTCGCCGCCCTGCTACGCGTCCCCCACGTCGTACTCGCCGTCAACAAGATGGACCTGGTCGACTACGCCGAACCCGTCTTCGCCGCCATCGCCGCCGAATTCACCGCCTACGCCGCCTCCCTCGGAATCGGCGACATCGTGGCAGTCCCGATCTCCGCACTCGCCGGCGACAACGTCGTCGAACCCTCCGCCCACATGGACTGGTACGGCGGCCCCACCCTCCTCGAACACCTGGAAACCGTCCGGACCGGCACCGACCCCAGCACCGACCCGGCCCGCTTCCCCGTCCAGTACGTCATCCGCCCCCAGTCCGAGGAACACCACGACTACCGCGGCTACGCCGGCCAACTGGCCTCCGGCGTCCTGCGCACCGGCGACACCGTCACCGTCCTCCCCTCCGGCCACACCACCACCGTGGCGGGCATCGACGTGCTCGGCGAGCAGCGCGACATCGCCTGGGCCCCGCAGTCGATCACCGTGCGCCTCACCGACGACCTCGACATCTCCCGCGGCGACCTCATCACCGCAGGCCCCACCCCTCGTCCCACCAAGGACGTCGAGGCCACCGTCTGCCACCTGCACGAGCGTCCGCTGCGCGCCGGCGACAAGGTACTGCTCAAACACACCACCCGCACCGTGCGCGCGCTGGTCAAGGAGATCAGCTACCGGATCGACATCGACACCCTCGAACAGCGCGGCGAAACCCAGGAGTTGAAGGTCAACGACATCGGCCACGTCCTCCTGCGCACCGCCGAGCCACTCGCCCTGGACCCCTACGCCGACAACCGGCTGACCGGCTCGTTCCTCCTGATCGACCCGGCCGACGGCAGCACCCTGACCGCCGTCATGGCCGGCGAGTCCTTCACCCGCGCGACAGCCGAGGGCGCCCCGGCGGCCGAGGAGGAGTGGGTCTGA
- the cysC gene encoding adenylyl-sulfate kinase, which produces MAAAGEAAEAAPAAAPCDRGATVWLTGLPSAGKTTLAFALAERLRTEGHRVEVLDGDEIREFLSKGLGFTREDRHTNVTRIGFVAEKLAANGVKVLAPVIAPYADSRAAVRERHAERGSAFLEVHVATSVEVCSERDVKGLYAQQAAGTLTGLTGVDDPYEVPAAPELRLHTEGRTVAESAAELHTFLTTRGLA; this is translated from the coding sequence TTGGCTGCCGCCGGGGAAGCCGCGGAGGCGGCCCCCGCGGCCGCCCCCTGTGACCGCGGCGCCACGGTGTGGCTGACCGGGCTGCCGAGCGCGGGCAAGACCACACTGGCCTTCGCGCTGGCCGAGCGGCTGCGGACCGAGGGGCACCGGGTGGAGGTGCTCGACGGGGACGAGATCCGCGAGTTCCTCTCCAAGGGCCTCGGGTTCACCCGCGAGGACCGGCACACCAACGTCACCCGGATCGGCTTCGTGGCCGAGAAGCTGGCCGCCAACGGCGTGAAGGTGCTCGCCCCGGTGATCGCCCCCTACGCCGACTCGCGCGCCGCGGTGCGCGAGCGCCACGCCGAGCGGGGCAGCGCCTTCCTGGAGGTGCACGTCGCCACCTCGGTCGAGGTCTGCTCCGAGCGCGACGTCAAGGGCCTGTACGCGCAGCAGGCCGCCGGCACCCTCACCGGGCTGACCGGCGTGGACGACCCCTACGAGGTGCCGGCCGCACCGGAGTTGCGCCTGCACACCGAGGGCCGCACGGTCGCCGAGTCGGCCGCCGAACTGCACACCTTCCTGACGACGAGGGGCCTGGCATGA